From Microcystis aeruginosa NIES-2549, a single genomic window includes:
- a CDS encoding sirohydrochlorin chelatase has product MAVTQLAALVQEKISQPAERLASKSEFSPSIAVLEADNRVLVGTAALELAITPLNQQIEAFAQQAQSQGCNRLQIIPLFLLSGVHVKEDIPAAVDKVRSPIKLELKPHLGSYQGIKSLLSRQFADLSHQDRILLSHGSRRPGGNREVENLAAFSGAITAYWSIEPSLSQQIEILIAQGSQKIAILPYFLFAGGITDAIEAQVFDISQKHPNVNIFLGKSLGATGELAEIIVEEGCR; this is encoded by the coding sequence ATGGCGGTGACACAATTAGCAGCCTTAGTTCAAGAAAAAATTAGTCAACCCGCCGAAAGATTGGCGAGTAAATCGGAGTTTAGCCCATCTATAGCGGTTCTAGAAGCAGATAATCGGGTATTAGTAGGGACTGCCGCCCTAGAATTAGCGATAACACCTCTCAATCAACAAATAGAAGCTTTTGCCCAACAAGCACAAAGCCAAGGATGTAACCGGTTGCAGATTATCCCCCTGTTTCTCCTGTCGGGGGTTCACGTTAAAGAAGATATTCCCGCGGCCGTGGACAAAGTGCGATCGCCAATTAAGCTAGAGTTAAAGCCCCATTTAGGCAGTTATCAGGGCATAAAATCGCTGTTATCCCGACAATTTGCCGATTTAAGCCACCAAGACCGCATTTTACTGTCCCACGGTAGTCGTCGCCCCGGGGGTAATCGGGAAGTGGAAAATCTAGCGGCGTTTTCTGGGGCAATTACAGCTTATTGGTCGATAGAACCGAGTTTATCCCAACAAATCGAGATTTTAATCGCTCAAGGTAGCCAAAAAATCGCTATACTGCCCTATTTCCTCTTTGCCGGGGGAATTACGGATGCGATCGAAGCCCAAGTTTTTGACATATCACAAAAGCATCCAAATGTCAATATATTTTTAGGTAAATCTTTGGGAGCGACGGGGGAATTAGCCGAGATTATTGTTGAGGAAGGATGTAGATGA
- the folK gene encoding 2-amino-4-hydroxy-6-hydroxymethyldihydropteridine diphosphokinase: MKRAAIALGSNLGDSATILGQALGELERVKGIKLEAHSQWHQTAAVGPPQPDYLNGCAIVQVDLSPLDLLHKLLEIEQLFGRVRRERWGPRTLDLDLIFYDDLILETPELQIPHPRCRERAFVLLPLAEIAPDWPDPVTGKTILQLLGQLGLAE, from the coding sequence ATGAAGCGGGCAGCGATCGCTCTGGGCAGTAATTTAGGGGATTCAGCGACAATTTTAGGGCAAGCTTTAGGGGAATTAGAGCGAGTCAAAGGAATTAAACTAGAAGCTCATTCCCAATGGCATCAAACCGCGGCCGTCGGGCCGCCTCAGCCCGATTATCTCAACGGTTGCGCCATTGTGCAAGTGGATTTATCTCCCTTAGATTTACTGCATAAATTATTAGAAATCGAGCAGTTATTCGGCAGAGTCCGACGGGAAAGATGGGGACCGCGTACCCTCGATTTAGACTTAATATTTTATGATGACCTGATCTTAGAAACGCCCGAATTACAGATACCCCATCCCCGCTGCCGAGAACGGGCCTTTGTGCTGCTTCCCCTGGCAGAAATTGCCCCCGATTGGCCAGATCCCGTAACTGGAAAAACTATCCTTCAGCTATTGGGGCAATTGGGATTGGCGGAGTAG
- a CDS encoding GTP-binding protein → MTKTPSIEETHYNQAKASLQQALTWYASFRRHWNYPPDPQLQAAVKQDLQSLKSALDKLDETVIRVAAFGLVSRGKSSVVNALVGQKVLTTGPLHGVTRWPRSVRWIPATGKIQIELIDTPGLDEIEGEARANMAREVAKSADLILFIVAGDITRTEYEALGELRQAKKPIILVFNKIDLYPEADRRQIFQQLQRLGTNRNEKTLEDLLTSDEIVMVAAEPQPIPVRVEYPDGRVVTEWETPPPQIEELQDKLLTILNREGRSLLALNALVQGQEAEENIARKTLELRDSQAEEIIWQYAKYKALAIAANPIAILDLLGASIVDLTLVRALARLYGLPITSHQAGQLWRTLLLSSAGLLVGEILGTVIIGLGKTAAAATSIFENPTSLTLYGSTALLQGAIAAYGTYIIGKAAKIYLERGCSWGASGPSTVINQILAQVHPQTILSRLRLELEQ, encoded by the coding sequence GTGACCAAGACCCCATCGATCGAGGAAACTCATTACAATCAGGCTAAGGCTAGTTTACAACAGGCCTTAACTTGGTATGCCAGTTTTCGCCGCCATTGGAATTATCCCCCCGATCCCCAACTTCAGGCCGCCGTTAAACAAGATTTGCAGTCCTTAAAATCGGCCTTGGATAAACTGGATGAAACGGTGATTCGGGTGGCGGCCTTCGGGTTAGTCAGTCGCGGTAAATCCTCGGTGGTAAACGCTTTAGTCGGTCAAAAAGTCCTGACAACTGGCCCCCTGCACGGGGTGACACGCTGGCCGCGATCGGTGCGTTGGATCCCCGCCACGGGTAAAATTCAGATAGAATTAATCGATACTCCCGGATTGGATGAGATTGAAGGGGAAGCGCGGGCGAATATGGCCAGAGAAGTCGCTAAAAGTGCCGATTTGATTTTATTTATCGTTGCGGGGGATATTACCCGCACTGAATACGAGGCCTTAGGAGAATTGCGCCAGGCGAAAAAACCGATCATTTTGGTGTTTAATAAGATTGACCTCTATCCGGAGGCTGATCGCCGCCAGATTTTTCAGCAGTTACAGAGATTAGGAACCAATCGGAACGAAAAAACGTTAGAAGATTTGTTAACTAGCGATGAGATAGTTATGGTAGCCGCCGAACCGCAACCGATTCCCGTCCGGGTGGAATACCCCGATGGGCGCGTGGTGACTGAGTGGGAAACCCCTCCCCCCCAAATTGAGGAGCTGCAAGATAAACTCTTAACGATTTTAAATCGGGAAGGGCGATCACTGCTGGCCCTCAATGCTTTAGTGCAAGGGCAAGAAGCGGAGGAAAATATCGCTAGAAAAACCCTAGAACTGCGGGACAGTCAAGCGGAGGAAATTATCTGGCAATACGCGAAATATAAGGCTTTAGCGATTGCGGCTAATCCGATCGCTATTTTAGACCTCCTAGGGGCTTCAATCGTCGATTTGACTCTAGTTCGGGCTTTGGCTCGTTTGTACGGCTTGCCGATTACCAGTCACCAAGCTGGTCAACTCTGGCGGACTCTACTTTTGAGTAGTGCGGGGTTGCTGGTGGGGGAAATCCTCGGCACTGTGATTATCGGTTTGGGCAAAACGGCAGCGGCAGCGACGAGTATTTTTGAAAATCCCACCTCTTTAACCCTCTACGGTAGCACCGCTCTCCTACAGGGAGCAATTGCCGCTTATGGAACTTATATCATCGGGAAAGCCGCCAAAATCTATCTAGAACGCGGTTGTAGTTGGGGGGCATCCGGACCGAGTACGGTGATTAATCAAATTCTTGCTCAAGTTCATCCGCAAACTATTTTATCTCGTTTACGTCTAGAACTAGAACAGTGA